From one Pempheris klunzingeri isolate RE-2024b chromosome 5, fPemKlu1.hap1, whole genome shotgun sequence genomic stretch:
- the psmd7 gene encoding 26S proteasome non-ATPase regulatory subunit 7, whose translation MPELAVENVVVHPLVLLSVVDHFNRIGKVGNQKRVVGVLLGSWQKKVLDVSNSFAVPFDEDDRDDSVWFLDHDYLENMYGMFKKVNARERIVGWYHTGPKLHKNDIAINELIKQYCTNSVLVIIDVKPKDLGLPTEAYISVEEIHDDGTPTSKTFEHVTSEIGAEEAEEVGVEHLLRDIKDTTVGTLSQRITNQVHGLKGLNSKLLDIRSYLERVVAGKLPINHQIIYQLQDVFNLLPDVNLLEFTKAFYLKTNDQMLVVYLASLIRSVVALHNLINNKISNRDAEKKEGQEKEEGKKEKKDDKEKKDEKDKDKEKEKADGAKKDEKKKK comes from the exons ATGCCGGAGTTAGCGGTGGAAAATGTGGTCGTTCACCCCCTGGTGTTGCTCAGCGTGGTCGATCATTTTAACAG GATAGGAAAAGTCGGCAATCAGAAACGAGTGGTTGGCGTCCTTCTGGGGTCATGGCAGAAAAAAGTTCTTGACGTCTCAAATAGTTTTGCAG TGCCATTTGACGAGGATGACAGGGATGACTCGGTGTGGTTCCTGGATCACGACTACTTGGAGAACATGTATGGCATGTTCAAGAAAGTTAATG CGAGAGAAAGGATAGTCGGATGGTACCACACAGGACCCAAGTTACATAAGAATGACATTGCCATCAATGAGCTCATCAAGCAGTACTGTACTAATTCA GTGTTAGTCATTATAGACGTGAAGCCCAAAGATCTTGGGCTACCCACAGAAGCATACATTTCCGTGGAGGAAATACACGAT GATGGCACTCCAACGTCCAAGACATTCGAACATGTCACCAGTGAGATTGGAGCTgaagaagcagaggaagtgGGTGTGGAGCACCTGCTCAG AGATATCAAGGACACCACAGTGGGCACCCTGTCGCAACGGATCACAAATCAGGTTCACGGCCTGAAAGGGCTCAACTCAAAGCTGTTGGACATCCGCTCTTACCTGGAGAGAGTGGTAGCAGGCAAACTTCCCATCAACCACCAGATCATCTACCAGCTGCAGGACGTCTTCAACTTGCTGCCAGACGTGAATCTACTG GAGTTCACAAAAGCCTTCTACCTGAAGACCAACGACCAGATGCTGGTGGTCTACCTGGCCTCGCTCATACGCTCTGTAGTGGCTCTGCACAACCTGATCAACAACAAGATTTCCAACCGAGACGCAGAAAAGAAGGAAGgacaggaaaaggaggaaggcaagaaagagaagaaagatgacaaagagaaaaaagatgagaaggacaaagacaaggagaaggagaaagcaGATGGTGCCAAGaaagatgagaagaagaaaaaatga
- the LOC139201474 gene encoding nuclear factor of activated T-cells 5-like isoform X1, with protein MPSDFISLLSSDLDLNSPKSLYSKESVYDLLPKELQLQPSSTQTDPPTMSQKSGGEAGPPPSAALASDATSSTPSPSASSSLAMGVPSTGSSTSSSDHLKVPQHLHSTGGDGAGASEVHSMEGAVSAPSRGNSGANAATGDIGSGVLSGLGVQQPQSTPSKRRPVLSISPPPEDLFDDSQMSCQEEPAVSGPPGPDSEHSSSMWADDSLSNFSLISSISYNDNTEVPRKSRKRTPRQRPGPKPAPPEDSMDVFDADSAKAPHFVLSQLGTDKTSSIASSLESGTVAKGGSLSTQFPQRSDGKELKILVQPETQHRARYLTEGSRGSVKDRTQQGFPTVKLEGVSEPVVLQVFVANDAGRVKPHGFYQACRVTGRNTTACKEVDIEGTIVIEIPLEPSNDMTLAVDCVGILKLRNADVEARIGVAGSKKKSTRARLAFRVSIPQSDGSVLTLQVPSSPILCTQPAGVPEILKKSLHSCTVRGGEEVFIIGKNFLKGTKVIFQENIADDNSWQAEAKIDMDLFHQNHLIVTVPPFHNQSISSPVSVGIFVMTNAGKSHDAQPFSYTPESGDNSNVRAVKTEGPSLVKTCIFDDQIKSISSERPDCSGPPSKRQEDTPMEVSSNPPPTDVFKPSPDPLVSVQQTLELSSSPHPGGETFQSPMPLQPEDVELPQAPPVFPSLESLSSIQKQDIAPTTTFPVSGDTTIPPVTPEVPQQFLRDPQDSLPPESSNNSGGVVVVAMPQIAPPSQPQPQQSQVPLFPQEGVAQLERAVRELQAGGNTTLQQVLEAAVAQQQLNSVLYSPTPSADSLQQHVQENMNSLRLGTTDNSLSTQQQLQIQQQQQIQQQQQQQIQQQQQQQQQQQMQQQFQQHQQLQQQQQILGNLQHQQQQQHLQQQQQQQVLGNMQIQQQLILQPQDQQQQIMENIQQQQQLQQNQQQQVLNNIQLQDQQQQNQILTNLQQHQLQQQQQQQQQQNQALSNLQQQQQQLQEQQVLENLQQHLQAELLQPQIHSSSQVQQPVSLLQQAGDLLTIQTSFPTQPPSHTSPPQQLFQSPRPLAETQGSQQQVQAALLQNTLTVLTGGSLNSEQQSTGSTLYLSPNPQPQQQQQQQQQQLAFISSMETSNQPQSVAMFQNQPQAQLSQMQQQSTPMEQQQSPQQNQQQPQQIPMGQQGSLFQSIPNHSQANPGPQSQLSQPQQTGLLLCTTDLNPQAIPPTILFSTQTQGPSPLGSISVGIPQPDSAEPMSFQDQSSSGSNSTSTENQQQNLFQEQQPMQVGPSSSSMRSNQPVELFLPQTSLSSLQSTIGSQELNSQAPAPGTTIFVVQGGVGVVANPGQQPPEQLFQTNVGGNVAPQGQANLFVFGIQNDSPQLLNSSGPTLPAQSQPQNSSHMQPLLDQPMAQTAPQMPATMHSSLQNTLQAQMQSSLENAMQTSLHNAMQTNTQTALQSSLQATIETSLQTPMQTNLQTQIQSSLQNQLQASNMDKIEDLLESLQKH; from the exons AGTCGGTATATGACCTCCTCCCCAaagagctccagctccagccgtCGTCCACCCAGACAGACCCACCCACCATGAGCCAGAAGAGTGGGGGAGAGGCGGGACCTCCCCCCTCTGCAGCCTTAGCCTCAG AtgccacctcctccacccccagcccctctgcctcttcctccctgGCCATGGGAGTCCCATCCACTGGCTCCTCTACCTCATCCTCAGACCATCTCAAGGTTCCCCAGCATCTCCACTCCACTGGAGGGGATGGAGCAGGAGCTTCAGAGGTGCACAGTATGGAGGGTGCTGTATCTGCCCCCAGCAGAGGCAACAGTGGAGCAAACGCTGCAACAGGTGACATAGGGTCAGGAGTATTGTCAGGGCTAGGAGTCCAGCAGCCTCAAAGCACCCCATCCAAGCGGAGGCCTGTGTTGAGCATATCCCCGCCACCTGAGGACCTTTTTGACGACAGCCAGATGTCTTGCCAAGAGGAGCCTGCCGTATCTGGTCCACCAGGTCCAGACTCAGAGCATAGCAGCAGCATGTGGGCTGACGACTCCCTCTCCAACTTTAGCTTGATCAGCTCCATCTCCTACAACGACAACACAGAGGTCCCGCGCAAGTCTAGAAAACGCACCCCTCGTCAGCGGCCCGGCCCCAAGCCTGCTCCTCCGGAGGACAGCATGGATGTGTTTGATGCTGACAGCGCCAAAGCCCCTCACTTTGTCCTATCCCAGCTGGGCACAGACAAGACCAGTTCCATAGCCAG CTCTCTTGAGTCAGGGACTGTAGCAAAGGGGGGGTCACTGTCTACTCAGTTCCCCCAGAGGAGTGATGGGAAGGAGCTAAAGATCCTGGTGCAGCCAGAGACCCAGCACAGAGCTCGCTATCTGACCGAGGGCAGCAGAGGTTCTGTCAAAGACCGCACACAGCAGGGATTCCCCACTGTCAAG TTGGAGGGAGTGAGTGAACCAGTtgtgctgcaggtgtttgtAGCGAATGATGCCGGCAGAGTGAAGCCTCACGGGTTCTACCAGGCATGCAGAGTTACAGGTCGCAACACCACTGCCTGCAAGGAGGTGGACATAGAGGGCACCATTGTTATTGAGATCCCTCTGGAGCCCAGCAATGACATGACACTCGC tgTGGACTGTGTAGGAATTTTGAAGCTACGTAATGCAGATGTGGAGGCCCGCATTGGTGTAGCAGGGTCCAAGAAAAAGAGCACGCGTGCCAGGCTGGCCTTCAGAGTCAGCATCCCCCAATCTGATGGATCGGTGCTTACTTTGCAGGTCCCCTCATCACCCATCCTCTGCA CCCAGCCAGCAGGGGTGCCAGAGATCCTGAAGAAGAGTCTTCACAGCTgcacagtgagaggaggagaggaagtttTCATCATTGGAAAGAACTTCCTCAAAGGAACCAAAGTTATTTTTCAGGAGAACATTGCAG atGATAATTCCTGGCAGGCTGAGGCAAAGATTGACATGGACCTTTTCCATCAG AACCATTTGATAGTGACAGTCCCACCGTTCCATAACCAGTCAATCAGTTCTCCAGTTTCTGTGGGAATCTTTGTGATGACCAATGCTGGTAAATCACATGACGCCCAGCCCTTCAGCTACACACCAGAATCAG GTGATAACTCAAATGTCCGGGCAGTAAAAACTGAGGGACCCTCCCTGGTCAAGACATGTATATTTGATGACCAGATCAAATCTATATCTTCTGAGCGACCTGACTGCTCTGGTCCACCTTCTAAACGGCAAGAGGACACACCAATGGAAGTGTCGAGCAATCCACCACCCACAGATGTCTTTAAG CCATCCCCCGACCCTCTTGTCTCAGTGCAACAGACCCTGGAGCTCAGCTCTAGTCCTCATCCAGGTGGGGAGACCTTTCAGAGCCCAATGCCCCTACAACCTGAAGATGTGGAGCTTCCCCAGGCGCCCCCTGTTTTCCCTAGCCTCGAGTCTCTCAGCTCTATACAAAAGCAAGACATTGCTCCCACAACAACCTTCCCAGTGTCAGGAGATACTACAATCCCCCCTGTGACACCAGAAGTCCCTCAGCAATTCCTCAGAGACCCTCAGGACAGCCTGCCTCCTGAGAGTTCCAATAATAGTGGAGGGGTTGTAGTCGTGGCCATGCCCCAGATAGCACCTCCCTCTCAGCCCCAGCCACAACAGTCACAGGTGCCCCTGTTCCCCCAGGAAGGGGTCGCCCAGCTAGAGAGGGCAGTAAGGGAGCTACAGGCTGGAGGTAACACCACACTCCAGCAGGTGTTGGAGGCGGCCGTagcccagcagcagctgaactCTGTGCTGTACAGTCCCACGCCCTCTGCAGACTCCCTTCAGCAGCACGTTCAGGAGAACATGAACAGCCTTCGCTTGGGAACCACAGATAATTCATTATCGACACAGCAACAGCTACAGatacaacagcaacagcagatacaacaacaacagcaacagcagatacaacaacaacaacaacagcagcagcaacaacaaatgcagcagcagtttcaACAGCatcaacaactgcagcaacaacagcaaatcCTTGGTAACCTTcagcatcaacaacaacagcaacacttacagcagcaacagcagcagcaagttCTTGGAAACATGCAAATCCAACAGCAACTTATATTACAACCACAAGACCAACAGCAACAAATCATGGAGAATattcaacagcaacaacagttgCAGCAAAATCAGCAACAGCAAGTCCTTAACAACATCCAACTTCAAGatcagcaacaacaaaaccaaataCTTACCAATTTACAGCAGCatcagctacaacagcagcagcagcaacagcagcagcaaaatcaAGCATTGAGCAACttgcaacagcagcaacagcaactgcAAGAGCAGCAGGTCTTGGAGAATTTACAGCAGCACCTTCAGGCCGAGCTGCTTCAGCCTCAGATCCACTCTTCCTCCCAAGTACAGCAGCCAGTGTCCCTCCTTCAACAGGCTGGAGATCTGCTCACCATTCAGACCAGCTTCCCAACACAGCCTCCATCCCACACATCTCCTCCACAGCAGCTCTTCCAGTCACCCAGGCCCCTGGCTGAGACCCAGGGCTCCCAACAGCAGGTCCAGGCTGCCCTTCTCCAGAATACACTGACCGTTCTGACTGGTGGCAGCCTCAACTCGGAGCAGCAGTCCACAGGGTCAACACTATACCTGTCCCCAAATCCTCAGccccagcaacagcagcagcagcagcagcagcagctggcatTTATCTCTTCCATGGAGACGTCCAACCAGCCCCAGTCTGTTGCAATGTTTCAGAATCAACCCCAAGCTCAACTTTCccaaatgcagcagcagagcacccccatggagcagcagcagtctccACAGCAGAACCAACAACAGCCACAACAGATTCCAATGGGCCAGCAGGGCTCCCTGTTCCAAAGTATACCAAACCACTCACAGGCTAACCCTGGCCCCCAGAGCCAGCTTTCCCAACCACAGCAGACAGGCCTGCTCCTCTGCACCACAGATCTAAATCCCCAGGCTATTCCCCCAACTATTCTCTTTAGTACCCAGACCCAAGGCCCTTCCCCTCTGGGGAGCATTAGCGTTGGAATCCCTCAGCCAGACTCAGCAGAGCCCATGTCCTTCCAAGACCAGAGCTCCTCAGGCAGCAACTCGACGTCCACTGAGAACCAACAGCAGAACCTGTTCCAGGAACAGCAGCCAATGCAAGTGGGCCCGAGCTCCAGCAGCATGCGGAGCAATCAACCCGTGGAGCTGTTCCTGCCACAGACGTCTCTCTCCAGCCTGCAGAGCACTATTGGCTCACAGGAGCTGAACAGCCAGGCTCCGGCCCCTGGCACAACCATCTTTGTAGTACAGGGTGGTGTGGGTGTGGTAGCCAACCCTGGCCAGCAGCCCCCAGAGCAGCTTTTCCAGACAAATGTGGGTGGGAATGTGGCTCCACAAGGACAGGCCaacctgtttgtgtttggcaTCCAGAATG ACTCACCCCAGCTGCTCAATTCCTCCGGGCCCACCCTGCCAGCTCAGAGCCAGCCCCAGAACTCCAGTCACATGCAGCCTCTGTTGGACCAGCCCATGGCCCAAACTGCCCCCCAGATGCCAGCCACCATGCACAGCAGCTTGCAGAACACCCTTCAGGCACAAATGCAGTCCAGCTTAGAGAACGCCATGCAGACCAGCCTGCACAATGcaatgcagacaaacacacaaacggCTCTGCAGTCCAGTTTACAGGCCACCATAGAAACAAGCCTGCAAACTCCAATGCAGACCaatctacagacacagatacagagcaGCTTACAGAATCAACTGCAGGCATCCAACATGGATAAGATTGAGGACTTACTGGAAAGTCTACAGAAGCATTGA
- the hprt1l gene encoding hypoxanthine phosphoribosyltransferase 1, like, which yields MASYLQIADDEKGHELDLFCVPRHYENDLDKVIIPHGLIMDRTERLARDIIRDMGGHHIVALCVLKGGYKFFADLMDYIKALNQNSDKSVPLTVDFIRVKSYCNDKSTNSVKVIGGDELSNLSGKNVLIVEDIVETGRTMQTLLSLLSECNPKMVKVVSLLVKRTPRSSGYRPDYIGFEVPDAFLVGYALDYNEYFRDLSHICILNDQAKEKYKV from the exons ATGGCTTCGTACTTGCAG ATTGCCGATGATGAGAAAGGCCACGAGCTGGACCTTTTCTGCGTCCCCAGACATTACGAGAACGATCTGGACAAGGTGATCATCCCCCACGGGCTCATCATGGACAG GACAGAGCGTCTGGCCCGAGACATCATCAGGGACATGGGGGGCCACCACATCGTGGCTCTGTGCGTGCTAAAAGGGGGCTACAAGTTCTTCGCAGATCTCATGGACTACATTAAAGCATTAAACCAGAACAGCGATAAATCAGTGCCGCTGACAGTGGATTTCATTAGGGTGAAGAGCTACTGT AATGACAAATCAACAAACAGTGTGAAAGTCATAGGAGGGGATGAACTGTCCAATCTCTCAGGCAAG AACGTTTTGATTGTTGAg GATATTGTGGAGACAGGAAGGACGATGCAGACGCTTCTCTCCCTGCTGAGTGAATGTAATCCCAAAATGGTTAAAGTTGTAAG CCTTCTGGTGAAGAGGACCCCGAGGAGTTCAGGGTACAGACCAGACT acATTGGTTTTGAGGTGCCAGATGCCTTTCTGGTGGGCTACGCTTTGGACTACAATGAGTACTTCAGAGATCTCAGC CACATCTGTATACTGAATGATCAAGCCAAGGAGAAGTACAAAGTGTGA
- the LOC139201474 gene encoding nuclear factor of activated T-cells 5-like isoform X2, giving the protein MGVPSTGSSTSSSDHLKVPQHLHSTGGDGAGASEVHSMEGAVSAPSRGNSGANAATGDIGSGVLSGLGVQQPQSTPSKRRPVLSISPPPEDLFDDSQMSCQEEPAVSGPPGPDSEHSSSMWADDSLSNFSLISSISYNDNTEVPRKSRKRTPRQRPGPKPAPPEDSMDVFDADSAKAPHFVLSQLGTDKTSSIASSLESGTVAKGGSLSTQFPQRSDGKELKILVQPETQHRARYLTEGSRGSVKDRTQQGFPTVKLEGVSEPVVLQVFVANDAGRVKPHGFYQACRVTGRNTTACKEVDIEGTIVIEIPLEPSNDMTLAVDCVGILKLRNADVEARIGVAGSKKKSTRARLAFRVSIPQSDGSVLTLQVPSSPILCTQPAGVPEILKKSLHSCTVRGGEEVFIIGKNFLKGTKVIFQENIADDNSWQAEAKIDMDLFHQNHLIVTVPPFHNQSISSPVSVGIFVMTNAGKSHDAQPFSYTPESGDNSNVRAVKTEGPSLVKTCIFDDQIKSISSERPDCSGPPSKRQEDTPMEVSSNPPPTDVFKPSPDPLVSVQQTLELSSSPHPGGETFQSPMPLQPEDVELPQAPPVFPSLESLSSIQKQDIAPTTTFPVSGDTTIPPVTPEVPQQFLRDPQDSLPPESSNNSGGVVVVAMPQIAPPSQPQPQQSQVPLFPQEGVAQLERAVRELQAGGNTTLQQVLEAAVAQQQLNSVLYSPTPSADSLQQHVQENMNSLRLGTTDNSLSTQQQLQIQQQQQIQQQQQQQIQQQQQQQQQQQMQQQFQQHQQLQQQQQILGNLQHQQQQQHLQQQQQQQVLGNMQIQQQLILQPQDQQQQIMENIQQQQQLQQNQQQQVLNNIQLQDQQQQNQILTNLQQHQLQQQQQQQQQQNQALSNLQQQQQQLQEQQVLENLQQHLQAELLQPQIHSSSQVQQPVSLLQQAGDLLTIQTSFPTQPPSHTSPPQQLFQSPRPLAETQGSQQQVQAALLQNTLTVLTGGSLNSEQQSTGSTLYLSPNPQPQQQQQQQQQQLAFISSMETSNQPQSVAMFQNQPQAQLSQMQQQSTPMEQQQSPQQNQQQPQQIPMGQQGSLFQSIPNHSQANPGPQSQLSQPQQTGLLLCTTDLNPQAIPPTILFSTQTQGPSPLGSISVGIPQPDSAEPMSFQDQSSSGSNSTSTENQQQNLFQEQQPMQVGPSSSSMRSNQPVELFLPQTSLSSLQSTIGSQELNSQAPAPGTTIFVVQGGVGVVANPGQQPPEQLFQTNVGGNVAPQGQANLFVFGIQNDSPQLLNSSGPTLPAQSQPQNSSHMQPLLDQPMAQTAPQMPATMHSSLQNTLQAQMQSSLENAMQTSLHNAMQTNTQTALQSSLQATIETSLQTPMQTNLQTQIQSSLQNQLQASNMDKIEDLLESLQKH; this is encoded by the exons ATGGGAGTCCCATCCACTGGCTCCTCTACCTCATCCTCAGACCATCTCAAGGTTCCCCAGCATCTCCACTCCACTGGAGGGGATGGAGCAGGAGCTTCAGAGGTGCACAGTATGGAGGGTGCTGTATCTGCCCCCAGCAGAGGCAACAGTGGAGCAAACGCTGCAACAGGTGACATAGGGTCAGGAGTATTGTCAGGGCTAGGAGTCCAGCAGCCTCAAAGCACCCCATCCAAGCGGAGGCCTGTGTTGAGCATATCCCCGCCACCTGAGGACCTTTTTGACGACAGCCAGATGTCTTGCCAAGAGGAGCCTGCCGTATCTGGTCCACCAGGTCCAGACTCAGAGCATAGCAGCAGCATGTGGGCTGACGACTCCCTCTCCAACTTTAGCTTGATCAGCTCCATCTCCTACAACGACAACACAGAGGTCCCGCGCAAGTCTAGAAAACGCACCCCTCGTCAGCGGCCCGGCCCCAAGCCTGCTCCTCCGGAGGACAGCATGGATGTGTTTGATGCTGACAGCGCCAAAGCCCCTCACTTTGTCCTATCCCAGCTGGGCACAGACAAGACCAGTTCCATAGCCAG CTCTCTTGAGTCAGGGACTGTAGCAAAGGGGGGGTCACTGTCTACTCAGTTCCCCCAGAGGAGTGATGGGAAGGAGCTAAAGATCCTGGTGCAGCCAGAGACCCAGCACAGAGCTCGCTATCTGACCGAGGGCAGCAGAGGTTCTGTCAAAGACCGCACACAGCAGGGATTCCCCACTGTCAAG TTGGAGGGAGTGAGTGAACCAGTtgtgctgcaggtgtttgtAGCGAATGATGCCGGCAGAGTGAAGCCTCACGGGTTCTACCAGGCATGCAGAGTTACAGGTCGCAACACCACTGCCTGCAAGGAGGTGGACATAGAGGGCACCATTGTTATTGAGATCCCTCTGGAGCCCAGCAATGACATGACACTCGC tgTGGACTGTGTAGGAATTTTGAAGCTACGTAATGCAGATGTGGAGGCCCGCATTGGTGTAGCAGGGTCCAAGAAAAAGAGCACGCGTGCCAGGCTGGCCTTCAGAGTCAGCATCCCCCAATCTGATGGATCGGTGCTTACTTTGCAGGTCCCCTCATCACCCATCCTCTGCA CCCAGCCAGCAGGGGTGCCAGAGATCCTGAAGAAGAGTCTTCACAGCTgcacagtgagaggaggagaggaagtttTCATCATTGGAAAGAACTTCCTCAAAGGAACCAAAGTTATTTTTCAGGAGAACATTGCAG atGATAATTCCTGGCAGGCTGAGGCAAAGATTGACATGGACCTTTTCCATCAG AACCATTTGATAGTGACAGTCCCACCGTTCCATAACCAGTCAATCAGTTCTCCAGTTTCTGTGGGAATCTTTGTGATGACCAATGCTGGTAAATCACATGACGCCCAGCCCTTCAGCTACACACCAGAATCAG GTGATAACTCAAATGTCCGGGCAGTAAAAACTGAGGGACCCTCCCTGGTCAAGACATGTATATTTGATGACCAGATCAAATCTATATCTTCTGAGCGACCTGACTGCTCTGGTCCACCTTCTAAACGGCAAGAGGACACACCAATGGAAGTGTCGAGCAATCCACCACCCACAGATGTCTTTAAG CCATCCCCCGACCCTCTTGTCTCAGTGCAACAGACCCTGGAGCTCAGCTCTAGTCCTCATCCAGGTGGGGAGACCTTTCAGAGCCCAATGCCCCTACAACCTGAAGATGTGGAGCTTCCCCAGGCGCCCCCTGTTTTCCCTAGCCTCGAGTCTCTCAGCTCTATACAAAAGCAAGACATTGCTCCCACAACAACCTTCCCAGTGTCAGGAGATACTACAATCCCCCCTGTGACACCAGAAGTCCCTCAGCAATTCCTCAGAGACCCTCAGGACAGCCTGCCTCCTGAGAGTTCCAATAATAGTGGAGGGGTTGTAGTCGTGGCCATGCCCCAGATAGCACCTCCCTCTCAGCCCCAGCCACAACAGTCACAGGTGCCCCTGTTCCCCCAGGAAGGGGTCGCCCAGCTAGAGAGGGCAGTAAGGGAGCTACAGGCTGGAGGTAACACCACACTCCAGCAGGTGTTGGAGGCGGCCGTagcccagcagcagctgaactCTGTGCTGTACAGTCCCACGCCCTCTGCAGACTCCCTTCAGCAGCACGTTCAGGAGAACATGAACAGCCTTCGCTTGGGAACCACAGATAATTCATTATCGACACAGCAACAGCTACAGatacaacagcaacagcagatacaacaacaacagcaacagcagatacaacaacaacaacaacagcagcagcaacaacaaatgcagcagcagtttcaACAGCatcaacaactgcagcaacaacagcaaatcCTTGGTAACCTTcagcatcaacaacaacagcaacacttacagcagcaacagcagcagcaagttCTTGGAAACATGCAAATCCAACAGCAACTTATATTACAACCACAAGACCAACAGCAACAAATCATGGAGAATattcaacagcaacaacagttgCAGCAAAATCAGCAACAGCAAGTCCTTAACAACATCCAACTTCAAGatcagcaacaacaaaaccaaataCTTACCAATTTACAGCAGCatcagctacaacagcagcagcagcaacagcagcagcaaaatcaAGCATTGAGCAACttgcaacagcagcaacagcaactgcAAGAGCAGCAGGTCTTGGAGAATTTACAGCAGCACCTTCAGGCCGAGCTGCTTCAGCCTCAGATCCACTCTTCCTCCCAAGTACAGCAGCCAGTGTCCCTCCTTCAACAGGCTGGAGATCTGCTCACCATTCAGACCAGCTTCCCAACACAGCCTCCATCCCACACATCTCCTCCACAGCAGCTCTTCCAGTCACCCAGGCCCCTGGCTGAGACCCAGGGCTCCCAACAGCAGGTCCAGGCTGCCCTTCTCCAGAATACACTGACCGTTCTGACTGGTGGCAGCCTCAACTCGGAGCAGCAGTCCACAGGGTCAACACTATACCTGTCCCCAAATCCTCAGccccagcaacagcagcagcagcagcagcagcagctggcatTTATCTCTTCCATGGAGACGTCCAACCAGCCCCAGTCTGTTGCAATGTTTCAGAATCAACCCCAAGCTCAACTTTCccaaatgcagcagcagagcacccccatggagcagcagcagtctccACAGCAGAACCAACAACAGCCACAACAGATTCCAATGGGCCAGCAGGGCTCCCTGTTCCAAAGTATACCAAACCACTCACAGGCTAACCCTGGCCCCCAGAGCCAGCTTTCCCAACCACAGCAGACAGGCCTGCTCCTCTGCACCACAGATCTAAATCCCCAGGCTATTCCCCCAACTATTCTCTTTAGTACCCAGACCCAAGGCCCTTCCCCTCTGGGGAGCATTAGCGTTGGAATCCCTCAGCCAGACTCAGCAGAGCCCATGTCCTTCCAAGACCAGAGCTCCTCAGGCAGCAACTCGACGTCCACTGAGAACCAACAGCAGAACCTGTTCCAGGAACAGCAGCCAATGCAAGTGGGCCCGAGCTCCAGCAGCATGCGGAGCAATCAACCCGTGGAGCTGTTCCTGCCACAGACGTCTCTCTCCAGCCTGCAGAGCACTATTGGCTCACAGGAGCTGAACAGCCAGGCTCCGGCCCCTGGCACAACCATCTTTGTAGTACAGGGTGGTGTGGGTGTGGTAGCCAACCCTGGCCAGCAGCCCCCAGAGCAGCTTTTCCAGACAAATGTGGGTGGGAATGTGGCTCCACAAGGACAGGCCaacctgtttgtgtttggcaTCCAGAATG ACTCACCCCAGCTGCTCAATTCCTCCGGGCCCACCCTGCCAGCTCAGAGCCAGCCCCAGAACTCCAGTCACATGCAGCCTCTGTTGGACCAGCCCATGGCCCAAACTGCCCCCCAGATGCCAGCCACCATGCACAGCAGCTTGCAGAACACCCTTCAGGCACAAATGCAGTCCAGCTTAGAGAACGCCATGCAGACCAGCCTGCACAATGcaatgcagacaaacacacaaacggCTCTGCAGTCCAGTTTACAGGCCACCATAGAAACAAGCCTGCAAACTCCAATGCAGACCaatctacagacacagatacagagcaGCTTACAGAATCAACTGCAGGCATCCAACATGGATAAGATTGAGGACTTACTGGAAAGTCTACAGAAGCATTGA
- the nudt7 gene encoding peroxisomal coenzyme A diphosphatase NUDT7: protein MDMKERTIAILKPFDIGDNFSSLPVLPKASVLIPLLVKNGELYTLMTLRSKELRTSAGEVCFPGGKRDPCDRDDVDTALREAEEEIGLAPGDVHVVCRLFPIINKSGLLVTPVVGFIEESFCPRPNPAEVSSVFTVPLGFFTSEKDHYGSHSVAKMEGLLHSFHFVDPDTGNQYHIWGLTAVLAILVAALALRKKPEFDVGFDFEDPLSFFQQILHRRISKL from the exons ATGGATATGAAAGAGAGGACGATAGCCATTTTAAAGCCATTTGACATTGGAGACAACTTCTCCTCTCTACCTGTGCTGCCCAAAGCCTCGGTGCTGATCCCACTGCTCGTGAAGAATGGAGAGCTGTACACCCTGATGACCCTGCGCTCAAAAGAG CTGAGGACCAGTGCTGGTGAGGTGTGTTTCCCCGGTGGGAAGAGAGACCCCTGTGACAGAGACGACGTGGACACAGCTctgagggaggcagaggaggagatagGTCTAGCACCCGGTGATGTCCACGTGGTCTGTAGACTGTTCCCTATCATCAATAAG AGTGGTCTGCTGGTGACTCCGGTGGTTGGCTTCATAGAGGAGTCTTTTTGTCCCCGTCCAAACCCAGCTGAGGTCAGTTCTGTGTTCACAGTGCCTCTGGGCTTCTTCACCAGTGAGAAGGACCACTATGGATCCCACAGTGTTGCTAAGatggaggggctgctgcactcttttcattttgtggaCCCTGATACAGGAAACCAGTATCACATATGGGGCCTGACTGCCGTGTTGGCCATACTGGTAGCTGCCCTTGCTCTCAGGAAAAAACCAGAGTTTGATGTTGGCTTTGACTTTGAGGACCCGTTATCCTTCTTCCAACAGATTCTACACAGAAGAATTAGTAAACTCTGA